In Turicibacter sanguinis, a genomic segment contains:
- a CDS encoding adenosylcobinamide-GDP ribazoletransferase, producing MKSLYYALNMAISMFTIIPLPKYEWDESSARHMMKLYPFIGLIIGGLWYVAALLLTALQVTETLTASILLAIPFLLTGFLHLDGFMDVCDALLSRRSQEEKIRILKDSRVGAFAVISLVLLLICQFSALQTLLTHQQSFLFFILIPIISRSLVGYFLITKETISESYLGKLFKQGTGRLDLLILSLIYFITFLGSYLLVGILGIAVPLFMGIAALLLVRNTQKQLGGFNGDVAGYILVLCEFIGLLTLGVIR from the coding sequence ATGAAAAGCTTATATTACGCACTTAATATGGCCATCAGTATGTTCACGATTATTCCACTACCGAAATATGAATGGGATGAATCATCGGCACGTCATATGATGAAACTTTATCCTTTCATCGGACTCATCATCGGAGGACTTTGGTACGTGGCGGCTTTGTTGTTAACCGCTCTTCAAGTCACGGAAACTTTAACCGCCTCTATCTTACTTGCCATTCCATTTTTACTGACAGGATTTTTACATCTAGATGGGTTCATGGATGTATGTGATGCCTTATTATCAAGACGTTCCCAAGAAGAAAAAATTCGAATATTAAAAGACTCTCGGGTCGGTGCCTTTGCTGTTATTTCTTTAGTCTTATTATTAATTTGTCAGTTTTCAGCACTTCAGACACTTCTAACACATCAACAATCCTTTCTGTTTTTCATTCTCATTCCGATTATTTCAAGAAGTCTTGTTGGATACTTTTTAATTACAAAGGAGACGATTAGTGAAAGCTATCTAGGAAAATTATTTAAACAAGGAACTGGGCGCCTTGACCTTCTTATCTTAAGCCTAATCTACTTCATCACCTTTTTGGGGAGCTATCTACTCGTTGGAATATTAGGGATTGCCGTTCCCCTTTTCATGGGAATCGCTGCTTTGCTACTTGTACGTAACACCCAAAAACAACTCGGTGGATTTAACGGAGATGTCGCGGGCTATATATTAGTTCTTTGTGAATTTATCGGATTACTAACCTTAGGAGTGATAAGATGA
- a CDS encoding bifunctional adenosylcobinamide kinase/adenosylcobinamide-phosphate guanylyltransferase — protein MKLIIGGAYNGKLNYVKETLRVVDEDICYIQDTLDLSKSVLYGIHHFIYHNALNGISSLPFFEEHLDDLKTKVIVCDEISSGIVPLKKEERFYREEVGRILQFLSRESNSIIRIFCGIEVVLKDE, from the coding sequence ATGAAACTCATAATTGGTGGCGCCTATAACGGAAAATTAAATTACGTAAAAGAAACATTAAGAGTAGTGGATGAAGATATTTGTTATATTCAAGACACCCTTGATTTATCAAAATCAGTTCTATACGGAATTCACCACTTTATTTATCACAACGCCTTAAATGGCATCTCATCATTACCATTTTTTGAAGAGCATCTCGACGACTTAAAAACTAAAGTCATCGTTTGCGATGAAATCTCATCAGGCATCGTTCCATTAAAAAAAGAAGAACGATTTTATAGAGAGGAAGTAGGGCGCATCCTGCAATTTTTAAGTCGTGAAAGTAATAGCATTATTCGGATTTTTTGTGGTATCGAGGTGGTCCTTAAAGATGAATAA
- the cbiB gene encoding adenosylcobinamide-phosphate synthase CbiB, with the protein MWSLMIGFVLDVIIGDPHNPYHPVRIIGSWAMNLESVFRKIDSNNLKLAGALAWLCIIVPTFLITLIIVKIAFFIHPMVGILVEGILIYFCLSAKGLKVEGLKVIKTLESGDIEKARHQLSYIVGRDTASLDETSIVRAVIETVAENMSDGIIAPILFAGLGGAPLAMAYKAVNTCDSMFGYKNEKYLEFGFVSAKMDDLFNYIPARLTGYLIIIASFILGLDYKQSYQIYQRDRYNHTSPNSAHPEAAVAGALGIKLGGANYYFSKLVEKPTIGDETKAIEMKDLYQTNMILTTVSFLGLIVALLIGGVVR; encoded by the coding sequence ATGTGGTCTTTAATGATTGGATTCGTCCTTGATGTCATCATCGGCGACCCACATAATCCATATCACCCGGTTCGAATCATTGGAAGTTGGGCGATGAATTTGGAAAGTGTATTTCGAAAAATAGATTCAAATAACCTTAAATTAGCAGGAGCACTTGCGTGGCTTTGTATTATTGTTCCGACCTTTTTAATCACGTTAATCATCGTTAAAATAGCGTTCTTTATCCACCCGATGGTCGGGATTTTAGTAGAAGGTATTTTAATTTATTTCTGTCTTTCAGCTAAAGGGCTGAAAGTTGAAGGACTTAAAGTGATTAAAACGTTAGAGTCCGGTGATATTGAAAAAGCGCGTCATCAATTATCATATATTGTCGGACGTGACACGGCATCACTTGATGAAACTTCAATTGTTCGTGCAGTGATTGAAACAGTGGCAGAAAATATGTCAGATGGCATTATTGCTCCGATTTTATTTGCAGGACTTGGTGGTGCGCCGCTTGCGATGGCGTATAAAGCAGTCAATACGTGTGATTCGATGTTTGGTTATAAAAATGAGAAATACCTTGAATTTGGTTTTGTTTCAGCTAAAATGGATGATTTATTTAATTATATTCCAGCTAGATTAACGGGCTATTTGATTATCATTGCATCATTTATTTTAGGATTAGATTATAAACAAAGTTATCAGATTTATCAGCGTGATCGTTATAATCATACCAGTCCAAATAGCGCACATCCAGAAGCTGCAGTAGCAGGAGCCTTAGGAATTAAGCTAGGAGGAGCGAATTATTATTTCAGTAAACTGGTTGAAAAACCGACGATTGGCGACGAAACAAAAGCGATTGAAATGAAAGATTTATATCAAACGAATATGATTTTAACAACGGTGAGTTTTTTAGGATTAATTGTTGCCTTATTAATTGGAGGAGTGGTGAGATGA
- a CDS encoding phosphoglycerate mutase: protein MKEVLIILDGLMEEQLDFNPTSWCDFSVLNRDLDSLNCIFNLLGYSSNQFEIGERAYYEALANGISLQENEVVLRCNIVRVEDGKLVDFTGGRLPSNIESILQEIHVPDGTLYAGDTYKNLLLLKNFSSDIKLYPPHFHVGEDLDTLIPKDWRLQKLMKDSKAVFNQHGLNGCMLWPWGLSTVVHLPSFYDRYQKVGAVVSGIDLVAGMGLALGMKSIKPSLATGYENTDLVQKLEVALSLIQEVDVLIVHINGLDELAHQKDFAGKLAFLEKINTQFILPLVNQLSDTMIYITCDHRTDSKTGKHEVGKVPMWEIVLEK, encoded by the coding sequence ATGAAAGAAGTGCTAATTATTTTAGATGGTTTGATGGAAGAGCAGCTTGACTTTAATCCGACATCCTGGTGTGATTTTTCGGTTTTGAATCGTGATCTGGATAGTTTAAATTGTATTTTTAATCTGCTTGGTTATTCGTCTAATCAGTTTGAGATTGGTGAACGTGCCTATTACGAAGCTCTTGCAAATGGGATTTCTCTTCAGGAAAATGAAGTTGTATTAAGATGTAATATTGTACGAGTTGAGGATGGAAAATTAGTAGACTTTACTGGTGGAAGATTGCCGTCAAACATTGAAAGTATCCTTCAAGAAATTCACGTACCGGATGGAACGTTGTATGCGGGTGACACGTATAAAAATTTATTGCTTCTAAAAAATTTTTCCTCAGATATTAAGTTATACCCGCCACATTTTCATGTAGGTGAAGACCTTGATACTTTAATACCAAAGGATTGGCGACTTCAAAAACTGATGAAGGACTCTAAAGCTGTTTTTAATCAACACGGATTAAACGGTTGCATGCTATGGCCTTGGGGATTATCTACGGTGGTTCATCTTCCATCTTTTTATGATCGATATCAAAAAGTTGGAGCAGTGGTAAGTGGGATTGATTTAGTAGCGGGAATGGGATTAGCGCTTGGTATGAAATCAATTAAACCAAGCCTAGCAACAGGTTATGAAAATACAGATTTAGTTCAAAAGCTTGAAGTAGCCCTTTCTTTAATTCAAGAAGTGGATGTTTTAATTGTGCATATTAATGGACTTGATGAATTAGCTCATCAAAAAGATTTTGCGGGGAAGTTAGCCTTCTTAGAAAAAATAAATACCCAATTCATTTTACCGTTAGTCAATCAACTCAGTGATACAATGATTTATATAACATGTGATCATCGTACCGATTCTAAAACTGGGAAACATGAGGTAGGGAAGGTGCCGATGTGGGAAATAGTTTTAGAAAAATAA
- the cobD gene encoding threonine-phosphate decarboxylase CobD: MNLGHGGNIAQIARLHGIFEDSIIDFSANINPLGLCPNVLEAMIQSLDNIVHYPDITYYDLKRAIANYENIKEEQIILGNGAAEVIFNVVRALQPKKALLFAPTFSEYEDALKSMECQIEHYILKEDFKLEDGFIDAIKEGIDVLFICNPNNPTGVLTPKEFILKVLKKAVQTKTKVVVDESFLDFVENKEDYCMISDVNQFKQLIVVKSLTKFFAFPGIRVGYGVLSDQHLIEQINKIAVPWAINTVANFGAQVALTQTEYISKTLTYVKEENEFLYTALEKFDSLTVYRGAVNFLFFKCKVSLDLKQELLKDGILIRSCDNYVGLSAGFYRVAVRTRAENLALINALEGILI; the protein is encoded by the coding sequence ATGAACTTAGGCCATGGTGGAAACATTGCACAGATTGCGAGATTACACGGAATTTTTGAAGATAGCATCATTGATTTCTCGGCAAATATTAATCCTCTTGGACTATGTCCGAATGTGTTAGAGGCCATGATTCAATCATTAGATAACATTGTTCATTATCCTGATATCACGTACTATGATTTAAAACGGGCTATTGCGAATTATGAAAATATAAAGGAAGAACAAATCATACTTGGAAATGGAGCAGCAGAAGTGATTTTTAATGTTGTTCGTGCACTTCAACCTAAAAAAGCATTGTTGTTTGCACCGACATTTTCAGAGTATGAAGATGCCCTAAAATCGATGGAGTGTCAGATAGAGCATTATATTTTAAAAGAAGATTTTAAGTTAGAAGATGGTTTTATAGACGCGATAAAGGAAGGGATTGATGTTTTATTTATTTGTAATCCAAATAATCCAACCGGTGTTTTAACACCGAAAGAATTCATCTTAAAAGTTTTAAAGAAAGCAGTCCAAACTAAGACAAAAGTCGTCGTGGATGAATCATTTTTAGATTTTGTTGAGAACAAAGAAGACTACTGTATGATAAGTGATGTGAATCAATTTAAACAGTTGATCGTAGTTAAATCACTGACGAAGTTTTTCGCCTTTCCAGGTATTCGGGTGGGATATGGTGTTTTAAGTGATCAACATCTGATTGAACAAATCAATAAAATCGCGGTACCGTGGGCGATTAATACGGTCGCTAATTTCGGAGCTCAGGTGGCGTTAACTCAAACAGAGTATATCTCTAAAACTCTGACCTATGTTAAAGAAGAAAATGAATTCCTATACACAGCTCTTGAAAAATTTGACTCATTGACAGTGTATCGTGGGGCGGTAAACTTCTTATTTTTCAAATGTAAAGTGTCATTGGATTTGAAACAGGAATTATTAAAGGATGGGATTTTAATTCGTAGCTGTGATAATTATGTAGGGTTATCAGCAGGGTTTTATCGGGTTGCAGTGCGCACACGAGCAGAAAATTTAGCGCTAATTAACGCGTTAGAGGGCATTTTGATATGA
- a CDS encoding bifunctional adenosylcobinamide kinase/adenosylcobinamide-phosphate guanylyltransferase, with the protein MIILVVGGAKSGKSDYAEKIAQMLHEGGNLYYIATMNPHDEEDQQRIKIHQQKREGRAFQTLEAKRQLHKIIDTINPQDTILLDSLTSWMTNEMFVMAEFYPNVSVQMLEVVKKINTKHLVIVSDYLFSDAIHYDAYTETFRRELGYVNCEIAKLADVVIECVYGNTIVHKGKEALHEKLILRT; encoded by the coding sequence ATGATCATCCTTGTAGTAGGTGGAGCTAAAAGTGGAAAATCTGATTATGCTGAAAAAATAGCACAAATGCTACATGAAGGCGGAAATCTATATTATATTGCAACGATGAATCCTCATGATGAGGAAGATCAACAACGAATCAAAATTCATCAACAAAAGCGTGAAGGCCGCGCTTTTCAAACACTAGAAGCAAAGCGACAGCTTCATAAAATAATCGATACGATTAATCCACAGGATACTATCTTACTCGATAGCTTAACCTCGTGGATGACAAATGAAATGTTTGTAATGGCTGAGTTTTATCCAAATGTGAGTGTACAAATGCTAGAAGTCGTAAAAAAGATAAACACAAAACACCTTGTCATTGTGTCAGATTATTTGTTTAGTGATGCCATTCATTATGATGCGTACACCGAGACATTTCGGCGCGAACTAGGCTATGTAAACTGTGAAATCGCAAAATTGGCTGACGTTGTCATCGAGTGTGTTTACGGAAATACGATTGTCCACAAGGGAAAGGAGGCGCTTCATGAAAAGCTTATATTACGCACTTAA
- a CDS encoding histidine phosphatase family protein, translated as MNNMILYVIRHGKTKSNEQRLYCGKTNDVLSEAGIKEIKEKQKCYNYPVCAKNFTSGAIRANQTFELLYPQTFYEVRPLFWEYDFGEFEGKSYDMLKDDARYIEWIMDEEGAVSCPQGESKQDFYKRISKGLELLVDELLESHESEALLVCHGGVIGTLLHLFYDQRKHFYEYQPRCGGGYKLRLTKETSIKIEILEEF; from the coding sequence ATGAATAATATGATTTTATATGTCATCAGACATGGAAAAACAAAAAGTAATGAACAACGACTTTACTGTGGAAAAACAAACGATGTTTTAAGCGAAGCCGGCATCAAGGAAATCAAAGAGAAACAAAAATGTTACAACTATCCTGTTTGTGCTAAAAACTTTACAAGTGGTGCAATTCGTGCGAATCAAACCTTTGAACTCCTTTATCCCCAAACCTTTTATGAGGTGCGTCCATTATTTTGGGAATATGATTTCGGTGAGTTTGAAGGAAAGTCGTATGACATGTTGAAAGATGATGCGCGCTATATCGAATGGATCATGGATGAAGAGGGAGCAGTTTCGTGTCCACAAGGAGAGTCAAAACAAGATTTTTATAAACGAATTTCAAAAGGACTTGAATTACTTGTGGATGAGTTGTTAGAAAGTCATGAATCAGAGGCTTTGTTAGTCTGTCATGGCGGTGTGATTGGAACATTACTTCATTTGTTTTATGATCAACGTAAACATTTTTATGAGTATCAACCCCGTTGTGGTGGCGGTTATAAATTACGTCTTACAAAGGAGACAAGTATTAAAATAGAGATATTAGAGGAGTTTTAG